A window of Cryptomeria japonica chromosome 3, Sugi_1.0, whole genome shotgun sequence contains these coding sequences:
- the LOC131074900 gene encoding protein LEAD-SENSITIVE 1-like: MGNAPATPSKYCWPIHVSPLSRSEILPWDHIYTWSGTYQRHGIYIGEELVIHFQNSLEGTILASSTHPFCPCSVCGYPGGMSGVVLTCLDCFVGKGDIYRHEYGVKPGLSRSATCDPPEIVIRRARDLLKDLFGTYNLFRSNCEHFAIFCKTGRYMPASQGGQVDWALDLLTPQSSFQSF; this comes from the exons ATGGGGAATGCTCCCGCCACCCCAAGCAAGTACTGCTGGCCCATCCATGTCAGCCCGCTGAGCAGAAGTGAAATCTTACCTTGGGATCACATTTACACTTGGTCAGGCACATACCAACGTCATG GTATTTATATTGGGGAGGAGCTAGTAATACATTTTCAAAATTCGTTAGAAGGCACGATTCTTGCAAGTTCTACTCACCCATTCTGCCCATGCTCTGTTTGCGGTTACCCCGGCGGAATGAGTGGAGTTGTGCTCACTTGCTTGGATTGCTTTGTGGGCAAAGGAGATATTTATCGACATGAATATGGTGTAAAACCTGGCTTGTCCAGGTCTGCGACTTGTGATCCCCCAGAAATTGTAATACGTCGTGCACGGGACCTGCTTAAAGACTTGTTTGGAACTTACAATCTCTTCCGGAGCAACTGTGAGCACTTCGCTATCTTTTGTAAGACTGGTCGGTATATGCCAGCTTCTCAAGGTGGGCAAGTAGATTGGGCCTTGGATTTACTCACTCCACAAAGCTCTTTTCAAAGCTTCTAA